A genomic window from Lycium barbarum isolate Lr01 chromosome 4, ASM1917538v2, whole genome shotgun sequence includes:
- the LOC132637063 gene encoding uncharacterized protein LOC132637063 gives MHIGANDLGQNGISSEKFRIHSTSSPFMSKAMNLDSIVEREIQVCLGDFQDNAPPPMIKTYPLVDFISVDLAVSALVPNLSFKYSEEVRMAAVPAMQLLLYSAACAMNKGLPITGCDKSPVKEISNTIITDLLDGLKKESNIQIQARLLEAFDKSIQILGSHLSKHQAAKFLDGISKALSTCSYDITEREKRVKARNDLREQELLKEEAKQQLTICRKIGICLGTMVKKLKPSFLPLLDKFLPNVSLMWSKDRTSDERRIPVHLFCDIAEKYYEDWTPLLPRVYYHKNPDVPQIVATVIGICAEYGADFLKPYTTVISDHLKTVMEHPNAKHLDNITAYEAAVSTCGKLIQPTINFLVFDDLRNCFTWQFILLWLSHLPTRCNLDEAKISHELLCSMMETSEQKVIGPDGSYIPNMITLFAEVLWAGNNLATDETTSGIIKLF, from the exons ATGCATATTGGTGCCAACGATTTGggccagaatggaatatcttctGAGAAATTCCGGATCCATTCAACTTCTTCACCGTTCatgtctaaagctatgaacttAGACTCCATTGTGGAGCGGGAGATACAAGTTTGTTTGGGCGATTTCCAAGACAATGCACCTCCACCAATGATAAAaacatatccacttgtggattttaTTTCAGTTGATcta GCTGTTAGTGCTTTAGTTCCTAATCTTTCATTCAAATACAGCGAAGAAGTAAGAATGGCCGCCGTTCCTG CAATGCAATTACTGCTGTATTCAGCTGCTTGTGCTATGAATAAAGGGCTTCCTATAACAGGTTGTGACAAGTCCCCAGTTAAAGAGATATCTAACACTATAATCACAGATTTGCTTGATGGGTTAAAGAAG GAGTCAAACATACAAATTCAAGCAAGACTGTTGGAGGCATTCGACAAAAGCATTCAG ATTCTCGGTTCACATTTAAGTAAACACCAAGCTGCAAAATTTCTTGATGGCATATCAAAGGCTCTCTCAACTTGCTCATACGACATAACAGAAAGAGAGAAAAGAGTTAAGGCGCGCAATGATTTAAGGGAGCAGGAACTACTTAAGGAGGAAGCTAAGCAACAATTAACTATATGTAGAAAA ATTGGCATCTGCCTGGGAACTATGGTGAAAAAACTCAAGCCATCATTCTTACCCCTTCTTGACAAGTTTTTGCCTAATGTATCACTTATGTGG AGTAAAGATAGAACATCAGATGAAAGAAGAATTCCAGTGCACCTTTTCTGTGATATTGCTGAGAA GTACTATGAGGACTGGACACCTCTCCTGCCTAGAGTTTACTATCATAAGAATCCAGATGTTCCACAG ATAGTGGCAACTGTAATTGGTATTTGTGCTGAATACGGAGCAGATTTCCTTAAGCCTTATACTACAG TAATATCCGATCATTTAAAAACTGTAATGGAGCATCCTAATGCAAAACACCTGGATAACATCACGGCTTATGAGGCTGCTGTTTCTACCTGTGGCAAGCTAATCCA ACCTACTATAAATTTTCTCGTCTTTGATGATTTACGGAACTGTTTTACATGGCAGTTTATCTTGCTTTGGCTTAGCCACTTACCAACAAGGTGTAATCTGGATGAGGCGAAAATCAGTCACGAACTACTTTGTTCAATGATGGAGAC GTCAGAACAGAAAGTTATTGGCCCTGACGGATCTTATATACCGAATATGATAACACTTTTTGCTGAG GTTTTATGGGCAGGGAACAACTTGGCCACTGATGAAACTACGAGTGGAATTATCAAACTATTTTGA